In Mugil cephalus isolate CIBA_MC_2020 chromosome 20, CIBA_Mcephalus_1.1, whole genome shotgun sequence, the following are encoded in one genomic region:
- the s1pr5a gene encoding sphingosine 1-phosphate receptor 5a has product MANESFHAPYAAVEPSPSTTMAPSTGMLRMFGAYQSNAVIIEHYNYTGKLKDHKYTDGLKPVAIVFLLVCLLIVMENAVVLVAIWKNKKFHVPMYYLLGNLTLSDLLAGFTYMVNIMTSGANTLSMTPVLYFLREGGVFIMLAASIISLLAIAIERHVTMVRMKPYQGDKQGRMFALIGASWVMSVFLGILPVMGWNCMGQLERCSTVLPLYAKSYILFCITVFSAILLSIVVLYVRIFRIVKINTQRLATVPQRKGLYRKSQKYLALLKTVTIVLGVFIACWAPLFILLLLDFFSPAKSCGVLLKADYFLGIAMFNSLLNPIIYTLTSKDMRKAIIRLLCRPCLMTPDGQVKKFGMPFLDCSTTKNDVASQRLEGVETTVSSGNFTPSTIKAIYPRLPKT; this is encoded by the coding sequence ATGGCCAATGAGTCTTTCCACGCTCCCTACGCTGCCGTAGAACCGTCTCCTTCCACCACAATGGCTCCCTCCACAGGAATGCTTCGTATGTTTGGTGCATACCAGAGCAACGCAGTCATCATAGAACACTACAACTACACAGGAAAACTGAAGGACCACAAGTACACGGACGGTCTCAAACCGGTGGCCATCGTTTTCCTGCTCGTCTGCTTGCTCATTGTGATGGAAAACGCTGTGGTTCTCGTGGCCATCTGGAAGAACAAGAAATTCCACGTGCCCATGTACTATTTGCTGGGCAATCTGACTCTCTCCGACCTGCTGGCAGGCTTCACCTACATGGTGAACATCATGACGTCCGGCGCCAACACGCTGAGCATGACCCCGGTGCTGTATTTTCTGAGGGAGGGGGGCGTGTTCATCATGCTGGCCGCCTCCATCATCAGTCTGCTGGCCATCGCCATAGAGCGGCACGTCACCATGGTGAGGATGAAGCCGTACCAGGGGGACAAACAGGGCCGGATGTTCGCCTTGATCGGAGCGAGCTGGGTGATGTCCGTGTTCCTGGGCATCCTGCCGGTGATGGGTTGGAACTGCATGGGTCAGCTGGAGCGGTGCTCCACCGTCCTGCCGCTCTACGCCAAGAGCTACATCCTCTTCTGCATCACCGTCTTCAGCGCCATCCTCCTGTCCATCGTCGTCCTGTACGTGCGCATCTTCCGCATCGTCAAGATCAACACCCAGCGCCTCGCGACGGTTCCTCAAAGAAAAGGTCTCTACCGTAAGTCCCAGAAGTACCTGGCCCTCCTGAAGACGGTCACCATCGTCCTGGGGGTCTTCATCGCTTGCTGGGCGCCCCtgttcatcctcctcctgctggacTTCTTCTCTCCAGCCAAAAGCTGCGGTGTGCTCCTCAAGGCCGACTACTTCCTGGGCATCGCCATGTTCAACTCGCTCCTCAACCCGATCATCTACACCCTGACCAGCAAGGACATGAGGAAGGCCATCATCAGGCTGCTCTGCCGCCCCTGCCTCATGACGCCAGACGGACAGGTGAAGAAGTTCGGGATGCCCTTCCTGGACTGCAGCACCACTAAGAATGACGTAGCCTCTCAAAGACTGGAGGGAGTGGAGACCACAGTGTCTTCCGGTAACTTTACACCCTCGACCATTAAAGCCATTTATCCCAGGCTACCTAAGACATGA
- the spc24 gene encoding kinetochore protein Spc24, with the protein MAQGHKFHDLEESGETLVAFINSSQLENLRRVKDEHLALFDQHTETMKTATQILKDLAQIEERTGQRLLDKEQEKKQRDNELGILEEQLRQCTAKSQISDSEIQFLQRELESLRNTEHELETLQNEVDEDTTEVIPSAVYVAQVYYLITKIKWEYDTQPNILKGVHYGADLATPINIDTSSKSRSDISNQLWSFVSTKL; encoded by the exons ATGGCTCAAGGTCATAAGTTTCACGACTTGGAGGAGTCGGGGGAGACACTGGTGGCCTTCATCAACAGCAGCCAGCTGGAGAACCTGAGACGGGTGAAAGATGAACATCTGGCGCTGTTTGATCAACACACGGAGACAATGAAGACGGCAACACAGATCCTGAAAG ATTTGGCTCAGATCGAAGAGAGAACAGGTCAGAGACTGTTGGacaaggagcaggagaagaagcagagggaCAATGAGCTGGGGATTTTGGAAGAGCAGCTGAGGCAGTGCACAGCCAAGAGCCAAATCAGTGACTCGGAAATACA GTTTCTGCAGAGGGAGTTAGAAAGTCTGAGAAACACGGAGCACGAGTTGGAGACTCTTCAGAACGAGGTGGATGAAGACACCACTGAGGTTATCCCGTCAGCTGT ATATGTGGCTCAGGTGTACTACCTAATAACCAAGATCAAGTGGGAATATGACACGCAACccaacattttaaaaggag TCCACTATGGTGCAGACCTGGCTACCCCCATCAACATCGACACTTCCTCTAAATCTCGGAGCGACATAAGCAACCAGCTGTGGAGCTTCGTCAGCACTAAGTTGTAG